The Fulvivirga ligni genome window below encodes:
- a CDS encoding ornithine carbamoyltransferase, whose product MEKQKVKHLVSLSDLSNSDIDEIVSRGADFSSGSAQMNNLLTDKIVGIYFRKTSTRTRTSFSSAALRMGAQIISYGPNDLQENTGETVQDSTEVLSRMLHCLVARTAGSCEEMRCFASQDKMAVINAMTAKEHPTQAIADLITIRRHFGKIEGLRIAYVGEGNNTASALALSLSRYSGVKLCFYTPKNYGLDQVAKECAEQLALQSGADIKEYHELKDIDKETDIIYTTRWQTTGTSKPDPNWRDAFEPFKLTSKFMSQFTNAVFMHDLPAHRGEEVDAEVIDGSLSIVFDQAENKLHAAAAVLEWCLCEKVNPLSKSETSDVHYSLIAN is encoded by the coding sequence ATGGAAAAACAAAAAGTTAAGCATTTGGTGTCATTATCTGATTTATCAAACTCTGATATAGACGAAATTGTGAGTAGGGGCGCAGACTTTTCCAGTGGGAGTGCTCAAATGAATAATTTATTAACAGATAAAATTGTAGGTATATATTTCCGGAAGACTTCTACAAGGACTCGAACTTCTTTTTCTTCAGCGGCATTAAGAATGGGAGCACAAATCATTTCATATGGACCTAATGATTTGCAGGAAAATACAGGTGAGACTGTACAGGATTCTACGGAGGTTCTTTCTCGGATGCTTCATTGTCTAGTTGCGAGAACCGCCGGATCATGTGAAGAAATGAGGTGTTTTGCTTCGCAGGACAAGATGGCAGTTATTAATGCCATGACTGCAAAAGAGCATCCTACCCAAGCAATAGCTGATCTGATTACCATAAGGAGACATTTTGGAAAAATTGAAGGACTAAGAATTGCATATGTAGGCGAGGGTAATAATACTGCGTCTGCTTTGGCACTATCATTATCTAGATACTCAGGAGTTAAACTTTGTTTTTATACTCCCAAAAATTATGGTTTAGATCAAGTTGCAAAAGAATGTGCTGAGCAACTCGCTTTACAGAGCGGTGCTGATATTAAGGAATATCATGAGTTGAAAGATATCGATAAAGAAACTGATATAATATATACTACTCGCTGGCAAACTACTGGTACATCCAAACCTGATCCAAATTGGAGAGACGCATTTGAGCCATTTAAATTGACCTCAAAGTTTATGAGTCAGTTTACTAATGCTGTCTTTATGCACGATTTACCGGCACATAGAGGTGAGGAGGTAGACGCAGAGGTTATCGACGGTTCGCTTAGCATAGTTTTCGATCAAGCAGAAAATAAATTACATGCAGCAGCGGCTGTTTTGGAATGGTGTTTATGCGAAAAAGTAAACCCATTATCAAAAAGT